The region AAAACCATCGAGTTAACTCCCGAAGAAGCTTTCGGAGAACGAGACCCCAAATTAATACAACTGGTGCCCATGTCTGAATTTAAAAAACAGGGAATTAAACCCCAAGTAGGCATGGCCATAACTTCTGAAGGAAATACTGGAATCATACGCAGTGTTAGTGGAGGTCGGGTTCGACTGGACTTCAACCATGAACTGGCTGGTAAAAACTTGGAATACCAAGTAAAAGTTGTAGGAATAATTGAAGATGACGCAGAAAAAGTCAAAAGTCTCATCGAATTACACTATCGCACTCCCAACTTGGATAGTGAGAAACATCAAGTGGACATAGAAGAGGATAAAATAGTAATTACCATGGATGAAATGGCCAAATTCGACCAGCGTCCACACATGGAAGTAACCATGGACCGATTCCGCATATCACGAGATATTCAGGACAACATGGGCATTAAAACAGTGGAATTCGTAGATTCGTTTGTTAAAAAGGAAGAAGTAGAAGAATCTACTGAAGAAGTATCTGTTGACGAGGTTTCCACAGAAGATGTTCCTGAAAAGCTACCTGAAGAAGAAAAACAAGACTAATG is a window of Methanobacterium sp. DNA encoding:
- a CDS encoding peptidylprolyl isomerase produces the protein MPVKNGDFIKLEYTGKVQETGDVFDSTSEEVAEENGIHSDKKTYGPVSVIIGGGHVLKGMEEALVDMEEGEEKTIELTPEEAFGERDPKLIQLVPMSEFKKQGIKPQVGMAITSEGNTGIIRSVSGGRVRLDFNHELAGKNLEYQVKVVGIIEDDAEKVKSLIELHYRTPNLDSEKHQVDIEEDKIVITMDEMAKFDQRPHMEVTMDRFRISRDIQDNMGIKTVEFVDSFVKKEEVEESTEEVSVDEVSTEDVPEKLPEEEKQD